Part of the Bacillus sp. THAF10 genome is shown below.
TATTTAGCAAATAACGCTGGTAAGAAAAGCATTTTTATTAATTTAAAAGAAGCAGATGCCAAACATGAATTGAAATATTATCTTTCTTCCTCTGACGTGATGGTGGAAAGCTTCCGGCCAGGAGTAATGGGAAGGTTTGGTTTAAGCTATGAAGATATTCAAAAAATAAACCCTAACATGGTGTATTGCTCGATTTATGGCTATCGTAATGAAGAACCGTGGTCTTTATTGGGCAGTCACGACATTAATTATATGGCTCTAAGTGGTGTGTTGGCACAACTTAAGGATGATAAAGGGAAACCGGTTCATCCTTCCATCACATTTGCTGATTATTTTGGGAGCATGGCAGCCTGTGAAAAAATCCTCGCTGCATTAGTTCAAAAAGAACGAACAGGAATAGGAGGCTATCATGCTATATCTCTCACAGATTGTATGACATCCATTATGGGAGTACATACCATGATTCATCAGCTAACTGGAGAGGAAGATGGAATAAAAGAGTTAAATGGGAACCTAGTTTGCTATGGGCTATACAAAACGAAGGATGCTCGGTTTATGGCATTAGGTGCTTTAGAGGAAAAGTTTTGGAGTAATTTTTGTAAAGCCGTTAACAGAGAAGAGTGGATCTCTGCACATTTTTCCGCTCGACATGAAAGTAATCTTTTCTCTAAAGAGATGGAACAACTCTTTTGGAGTAAAAGTTTTTCAGAATGGATGCAATTTAGCTTGAATGTAGACTGCTGTCTCACTCCTGTTTTAGAAGTGGGAGAGCTCGCACAATTTCCTTATTATCAAAATGTGAAAAATTTTGAAAGGGGTAATGTATGATGATGAATGTACCAATGACAGTTAGTTCGATGCTGGAAAGAGCGGAGAGATTCTTTCCAAACAAAGAGGTTGTTTCTAGAACGTTAACTGGTGTCCAAAGGCTGTCTTATCGTAAAATTGGCGAAAGAACACGGAGGCTATCCAGTGCATTGGAGAAAATTGGAGTACAAAAAGGCGATAGGGTTGGAACGTTTGCATGGAATCACCACAGACATTTAGAAGCTTATTTTGGTATCCCAGGTATGGGCGCTGTGCTGCATACGATTAATATTCGGTTAGCGCCAGAGCATGTCACCTATATTGTCAATCATGCAGAGGACTCTGTATTGCTAGTGGATGAAGATCTCCTCCCGTTAATAGAAAGAGTAAAAGACCAACTTTCAACAGTCAAAGCATTCATCATCATGACAGATAAAGAAAAGATACCTACCACCTCTTTGCATCCGGTTTTTTCTTACGAAGATCTATTAGAAACAGCCGATCCTAATTACGCTTTTGTAAAAGACATAGATGAAAATGACCCAGCTGGTATCTGCTATACCTCTGCAACAACTGGTAATCCAAAAGGAGTAGTGTATTCTCACCGTTCACTTGTTCTTCATAGCTTTGCCCTTGGTTTAGCTGATACGGCTGCGCTTTCTGAATATGACGTATGCATGCCGGTAGTTCCGATGTTTCATGCTAATGCTTGGGGTTTGCCTTTTGCGGCTACTTGGTTTGGTACCACTCAAGTTCTACCAGGCCCACAATTCACTCCACAATTGCTGGCTGAAATGATCGAAAAGGAGAAAGTAACCGTAACCGCAGGAGTACCAACCATTTGGCTAGGCTTATTAAATGAACTGGAGAAAGGCTCTTATGATACCTCTAGTTTACGTGCCATATTATGTGGAGGTTCAGCTGCACCAAGAGGAATGATTAAAGCATTTGAAACGAAGTATGGCATTCCATTCCTTCATGCGTATGGCATGACAGAAACAACCCCTCTTGCAACAGTGTCTAGGCTTAAGAGTCATCAAACGGAGCTTGACGAAGAGAAAATGCTTGATATCCGTTCCATGCAGGGATTATTAGTTCCAGGCTTAGAAATGAAGGTCATTGGTGCAGAAGGAGAAGTAGAATGGAATGGGGCGGAAATGGGTGAGCTATGCTTGCGAGGCCCTTGGATTGCCGATGAATATTATAAGGATGAGCGCTCAGCTGATGCTTTTGTGGATGGTTGGCTTCATACAGGAGATGTGGTCACGATTGATCCTGAAGGCGTAGTAAAAATTGTGGACCGAACAAAGGATTTGATAAAAAGTGGGGGAGAATGGATTTCCTCTGTAGATCTTGAAAATGCGATTATGGCGCACGAAGCAGTATTTGAAGCAAGTGTAGTTGCTCTCCCCCACGAGGAATGGCAGGAACGACCTGTTGCGTGTGTGGTTCTGAAGGATGCCTATAAGGGGAAAGTGGAAAAAAGAGAAATAATAGATTTCATCGCTCCTCAATTTGCCAAATGGTGGCTACCCGATGAAGTGATTTTCATGGAAGAAATTCCAAAAACGTCCGTGGGGAAATTTTTAAAGAGAGCGCTTAGAGATATCGTGGAAAAAGAAATGAAAAGCACAGTCGAATAATAAAAGGCTTTTTTTCGCTAACTTTGTTTCTGTTGTGCATATTAATTTTTCCCATTAGCAACATTGTTGACCTGCTTTTTTTGCGGGAGATTTAAATATGTTCCTATTATTTTTTCATAAAGATTGGAAAAGTCTTAAACCAGACTTTTCCTGGTAAATAACAACAATTTTTTAGAAAGAGCCTAATAAAAAACAGGACTTCTGTAAAAGGGAGTCCTGTTTTTTGTCCTTAATAGTGGTAAAATATAGGCAACTGTTGGAAAAAATGGGGGATCACGATGAAGAAAGTCGTATTAGCTGGAGGAACGGGGTTTATTGGGCGTTACTTAGAAGAAAAATTTAAAAACGAGGGATATCAGGTCCTGATAATTTCAAGGCAAGAACAGCATATTTCCTGGACTAATAAACAAGCGATTTCAGAAGCCGTGAATGGAGCAGAAATGGTGATAAATTTAGCAGGAAAATCCGTCGATTGCCGTTACAACGAAAAAAACAAACAAGAAATTTTCGACTCGCGCACCGAAACAACAAAAATTTTAGGAGAGGCAATAACGGCTGCAAAGGTCCAACCGGAACTATGGATCAATTCAAGCACAGCAACAATCTATCGGCACGCAGAAGATCACCCGATGACAGAGGAAACAGGAGAAATCGGGAAAGGATTTTCTGTAGAAGTTGCCAAAGCATGGGAAAAGTCATTTTTTGATTTTGACTTAGCAGAAACAAGGCAGGTTGCTCTAAGGATCGCCATAGTACTTGGTAATGATGGAGGTGTGATGACGCCTTTTAAGAATTTAGTAAAGTTTGGGCTTGGAGGTGTTCAGGGACCAGGAACCCAAATGTTTAGCTGGATACATATTGAAGATGTTTACCAAATCATTTTATATCTAAAAGCAAGAAAAGATCTTTCTGGAGTATTTAATTGTTCTGCACCTAATCCTATTTCGAATAAAGAATTTATGAAGGTGTTGCGTTTGAAAATGAATAGAAAATTAGGTTTACCCTCACCAACATGGATGTTAGAGCTAGGAGCAGTCGTTATTAGAACGGAAACGGAATTAATCTTAAAAAGCAGGTGGGTAGTGCCGGAGAGATTGCTTCAAAATGGCTTTACCTTTCGATATCCTACAATTGAAGAAGCTCTTAAAGAGATTATTTCATAGAATATAAGATTGTTTTACTCCACTTCTTTTGGGGAATACCTCCATTAGGAGAAAGGAGAAGATTTCATGAATCTAACTACGGATGAAAAAAAACACTTTAAAGAGAAATTAGAAAAGATGAAAGAAAATATAGAGTCAAAACAAGGGCAGAGTGTACGGGAACAATCATTAAAAGAGTCAACTGGCGAAATCACTTCAGGGATAGGTAATCATTTGGCAGAAGGGAATGCAGAGCGAGTAGAAAGAGAACAGGAGCAAACCTTTGAACAAATAGATGAACGATTACTTGAAGAAATTGAGGATGCACTGGAACGATTGGAAGAAGGCACATTTGGTATTTGCGTGGATACAGGGGAAGAGATTCCCTATGAACGCTTAGAAGCAATTCCTTATGCCAAACGTACCGCAAGCGCGCAAGAGAAATTTGATAAAGGATTATAACTTCCAATACAACATAACTACCCAATTTGTTCAAAAAAGTCCATGTGAATAGTCGAAAAAGTGCATAGCTATCTAGCATATCTCCATCTATAATATTAGTGGAAATCATTAATTGAAACGAAAATGGAAGAGTACTCTACTGAAAAGGCTGACGAAGTTTGTCAGCCTTTTATTAACATGGAATGGAGGGTGAAATGGAACTTGGACAACAGAAAATGGGATTGGAAGCAGATGGAACACTATTTTTACATTTCCAAGGAGAATAAAGCGAATCTTGTCTGGGAATGTAGTTTAACAGATATCATTAACGAAGATAATCTACATAAATTGATAACACTATATGGAGAGGGAATCAGGGCAGACAATCATAGTGTAACGTCTATGTATTTGGCTGGCTGGTTTGGATATTTATGTGGCTGGATGCATTTTTTGCAAAGTCAATCTCAGTATATACAACCATCTTACATAACTGTTCAGCTTTACAGAACAGCTAAAGGCACCATGCTGCTCTCTTTCACTATCAATGAGAAACATTTGGTCCCTTTAACGAATGCAAATGTACTATTCTCTTTTTATGAAAGTGTGATGACTCCTTTGTATATAAAAATGAGTGAACAATTTGATACAAATTTACAACATATGTGGTATCAAGCTACACACAGTCTTTATTGGATCTCTCATCGTATGATACATTCGACCAAACCTCTTAACCAAAAAACTTTTGTGAGTTATGAACAAGCATTGGAAACCTTTAAGAACGATGCTCTCCCGGAATTGTTCGGTGCTTCTACCAAGAAAAATCCGTATACAAAAAAATTAATATTTATTGATAATCCATGGGATATACAAGATCCACTGCCATTAAAACCATCGTGTTGTCTTGCTTACCAAACCAAAGGAGGACATTTTTGCTATACTTGTCCAAAAATGAAGAAAACAGAGCGTGAGAAAAAATTTCATGAAGTAATGGAAAAGCACACTACAACTGGATAAAGTTGCGGTGTGCTATTTTTTTTTGGCAAATTGTATAGTGACAACGAATATTTACATGTTGTACAATAATTCACAATATTCATTTTGTTATTTGTAAAAATAAGGTAATGATTCCTGCGAAAGGAGCGACTTCCATGACGAAAGTATTGCAAGATAGGGTATCAGCAATGGAAATTCAACAAGCATATGAGGTGCTAAAAGACGTAGTTATCAAAACACCGCTTCAGCTTGACCCGATTTTATCAGAGCGTTATAACTGTAAAGTCTATCTAAAAAGAGAGGATCAACAAGTTGTCAGGTCCTTTAAATTAAGAGGAGCCTTTTATCTTGTTCAAAGTTTAACTGAAAAACAACGTGAAAAAGGAGTAGTGTGTGCTAGCGCCGGCAACCATGCTCAAGGTGTAGCGTATGCGTGTAAAAAGCTAGAAATAAGAGGAAAAATATTTATGCCAACTACCACTCCAAGACAAAAAGTATCAAAAGTCGAATTTTTTGGAGGGGAATTCACAGAAGTTATTCTCATTGGCGACACATATGACGACTCCTATCACCATGCTAGAAAGGTTTGTGAGGAGCAAGAAATGAAGTTTATTCATCCATTTGACGATAAGCTGACGATAACTGGACAGGGAACTGTCGGGCTTGAAATAGAGGAGCAGCTGACAGAAGAGTGTTCTCATGTATTTATGAGTATTGGCGGTGGTGGTCTTATTTCAGGAGTGGGTTCCTACTTTAAAGAAAAAAGACCAGAAGTGAAAATGGTGGGTGTCGAGCCATTTGGAGCACCAAGTATGAAACAATCATTAGCTGAAAATCAGGTAGTAGCCCTTCAAGAGATTGATAGTTTCGTTGATGGTGCAGCTGTAAAAAAAGTGGGTGATCTTCCGTTTGAGCTAGCAAAGGAACTCATTGATGATATCATTGTTGTACCTGAAGGGAAGGTATGTACTACTATTCTTGATTTATACAATGAAAATGCCATAATTGCTGAACCAGCCGGCGCTATGCCTATTGCAGCTCTAGATTTTTACAAAGAGCAAATTAAAGGAAAGTCTGTCGTTTGTATTTTGAGTGGAGGAAATAATGATTTGGACCGAATGCAAGAGATGAAAGAACGGTCTCTTATCTATGAAGGCCTAAAGCATTATTTTATCGTAAATTTTCCACAACGTGCCGGCGCCTTAAGAGAATTTATGGAAGATGTCCTAGGAGAAACGGACGATATAACCCGTTTTGAATACACAAAGAAAAATAATCGAGATAAAGGACCTGTGCTGGTTGGAGTGGAGCTTAGAGAACCTGACGACTATTTTTCCTTGATTGATCGAATGGATAGAAAAGGTTTTGCCTACATTGAAATCAATAAAGATAAGCAGCTGTTTAATTTATTGATATAGCTTTTTAATACCGGTATAAGAAGGACGAGGAATTCTCGTTCTTTTTTTTAAGCTCTTTTCTAAAAGCTTGTTGCTAAAAACATAAGAAAAAGTCGGCTTTAAGACTTTTTCCAACCGATTATATAAAATTTCCTCCACGAGCACTTCAGCAACGTCGATCACGTATTGATTAACTATACCCCTGTAGCAATAAAGTTTACGAAAACAGTCTTTTTTTATTTTGAATGAAAAATGAGCCCTGTAAAAAAAATTGACAAACTTTTGTAAGCGGTTTCTTTGTTATAACAGTAATTATGAAAGCGTTTTAATGTTATCTGTAAAATTAGAATTATCTGAAATTAAGTGTTGACCTCCTGTGTGGACGGTATTAAAATAACAACAACTCAAGGAAATATTGATAACTGAAATAACCTTTTTCATATCAGGAGGGTGTCTAGGGTTCCGGTGCTCAAAGCATGTCTGGTCCGAGCGATACCAGCACAATTCAATTTAGAATTCGTGTACACCGTGAGGAAAAAAGCCTCTGCGGATAGGTTCTGATGGACGCATGTCGTTCTTTCAACCTGGCCAAGAGGCAACTTTTTAACCTGTAAGTGTCAGAATATTCAAAAAACAAAAAACAGAAAAGAGGAGATTACAATGTGTAGATACATCTATATGAATGGTGAGCTAGTAGAAAAAGAAAAGGCAGTTGTATCTGTATATGATCACGGATTCTTATATGGCGACGGTGTTTTTGAAGGAATCCGAATGTATAACGGAAATGTGTTCCGCCTAAAAGAGCATTTGGAAAGACTTTATGATTCAGCAAGATCTGTGCTTTTGAATGTCCCCTACACCATGTCTGAACTCGAGGAAATTATTGCGGAGACCTTAAGGAAAAATGAATTGCACGATACCGCGTATATTCGTTTGGTCCTATCAAGAGGAGTCGGCGATCTCGGTTTAGATCCCACTAAATGCAAAACTCCAAACTTAATTGTCATTGCTGAGCAGCTGGCATTATTCCCAAAAGAGCTTTATGACGTAGGAATTAGAATGGTGACGGTTCCTACAAGAAGAAATCGCCCAGATATTTTAAGTCCAAAAGTGAAATCCCTAAATTATTTGAACAATATCATGGTCAAAGCCGAAGCAAATATGGCCGGAGCTGATGAGGCCCTCACATTAAACACAGAAGGGTACGTTGCAGAAGGCTCTGGACAAAATATTTTCATTCTTAAAGGCAATAAGCTTCTTACCCCACCAAGCTACGTAGGCGCGCTTGAAGGAATTACAAGAAACGCAATCATCGAACTTGCTGGGGAAATGGGATATGACGTACAGGAGCAGCCCTTTACTAGACATGATGTGTATGTAGCTGATGAGGTATTTCTTACTGGTACTGCTGCTGAAGTAATTCCAGTAATTTCTTTAGATGGAAGAGAGATTGCAGATGGAACACCAGGTAAAGAAACACATAAAATCTTAGACCGTTTCCGCCAAATGGTAGTGGAGGATGGCTATAAAGTATATCCAGAAGAGTCGAAGGTCGGGTGGGAAATTAGCGGTGGAGTGCTTTTAGGAGAAGCATTAAACCATTAAAAACATCTAAAAAAGTAGTAAGGTGGCCGCAAATAAACGGCCACCTATAAAGGAGAGTCACAGCCTATGAGAAGTAATACAATCAAACGGGGTATTGATAGAGCGCCTCATCGCAGCTTGTTACATGCAGCGGGAGTTAAACCGGAAGATATGGATAAACCATTTATTGGTGTCTGTAATTCTTATGTGGATATCATTCCAGGACATATGCATCTGAATAAATTTGCCGAAGTAGTAAAGGAAGCGATTCGCGAAGCAGGTGGGGTACCATTTGAATTTAATACCATTGGTGTTGATGATGGAATAGCCATGGGACATATTGGAATGAGGTATTCGTTACCAAGCAGAGAACTTATTGCAGATTCGGCAGAGACCGTCATTAATGCGCATTGGTTTGATGGTGTGTTTTATATTCCAAACTGTGACAAAATTACCCCTGGGATGCTAATGGCTGCGGCAAGAACGAATGTGCCGGCTGTATTCGTATCCGGTGGACCGATGGAAGCAGGAAGGACAAAGGACGGAAGGCCACTTTCGCTTGTTTCTGTTTTTGAAGGTGTTGGAAGTGTACTTTCTGGAAAAATGTCTCGAGAAGAGCTACTTGAAATCGAATCCAGTGCTTGTCCAACTTGTGGGTCTTGCTCGGGAATGTTCACAGCAAACTCCATGAATACGTTAATGGAAATGCTTGGAGTTGCTCTACCTGGTAACGGTACCATGGTGGCAACATCTAATGAACGTCACAATCTAATCAAGGAAGCTGCCAAGCATTTAATTCGTCAAATAGAGGATGATGTCAGACCGAGGGATATAATCACCAAGGAAGCAATTGATGATGCATTTGCTCTTGATATGGCAATGGGGGGTTCGACGAATACAGTCTTACATACCCTTGCAATCGCGTATGAGGCTGGCATTGATTATAAGCTAGAAGATGTTAATAAAATTGCAGAACGGGTTCCATACTTGTGCAAGGTCAGCCCTGCTTCAGATTATTCGATGCAAGATGTTCATGAGGCAGGTGGAGTTAGTGCCATCATTAAAGAATTATGTCAGATTGAAGGCGCGATCCATCCAGAACGACTCACGATTTCAGGTAAACCAATCGGGGAGGTAGTAGCACAAGCTGAAATTGTAAATAGTGAGGTTATTCGAAAACAAGATAATCCGTATAGCCCTGTTGGTGGATTAAGTATTCTCTTTGGTAACCTGGCACCAAATGGCGGCGTCATTAAAGTTGGTGCTGTTGACCCTTCTATAAAAACCTTTACTGGAGAAGCAATTATTTATGAATCACAGGAAGAAGCGCAACAAGGCATTGACAGCGGAGAAGTTAAAGAAGGTCATGTGGTGGTTATCCGCTATGAAGGTCCAAAAGGCGGACCGGGTATGCCAGAGATGCTAGCTCCCACCTCCTCCATTGCTGGACGTGGATTGTCTACAAAGGTTGCACTGATCACGGATGGAAGATTTTCCGGCGCTACTAGAGGCATTTCAATTGGACATATCTCACCAGAAGCTGCAGAAGGAGGACCCATCGCTTTTGTGAAAAATGGGGATGTGATTCAAATTGATTTAACTGCGCGTAGCATCCATCTTTTAGTGGAAAAGGAAGAGCTGGAAAAACGAAAAGAAAACTGGAAACAGCCTGAGCCTAAGGTGAAAAGTGGATATCTGGCCAGATATTCCGCACTCGTTACCTCTGCCAATACAGGAGGCGTTTTAAAAGTATAAACAAAAATGAGGAGGTGGAGAACAATTGACTAAGGGTGACCACAATGGCACGAAAGTAGCACATAGACTTATGACGGGATCAAGAATGATAGTAGAAGCTCTCAAAGAAGAAGCAGTGGAAGTGATTTTTGGTTATCCAGGGGGAGCAGTGCTCAATATTTATGATGCCTTATACGACGGGGGCATTCCTCATCTATTAACAAGACACGAGCAAGGAGCCATTCATGCAGCAGAAGGATATGCAAGAATAACTGGCAAGCCCGGTGTGGTTATTGCGACTTCTGGTCCAGGTGCGACAAATATTGTGACAGGTCTTGCAGATGCAATGATGGATTCCCTTCCCTTAGTAGTCATCACGGGCCAGGTGAATTCTCAGGTACTCGGATCTGATGCCTTCCAAGAGGCGCCGACACTTGGTATTTCCATGCCGATTACTAAGCATAATTTTCAGGTGCAGGACGTGAAAGAGCTACCGCGAATCTTTAAAGAAGCTTTTCATATCGCAGCTACCGGCAGACCAGGACCAGTACTGATTGACATTCCAAAGGATGTGACAGCTGTATCTGGTATTTTTGATTACACAAAGGAAGTTCATCTTCCGGGCTATAAGTTACAAATAGAGCCTGATGGGAAAGCAGTTCGGAAAGTAGCCACCGCCATAAAACAGGCGAAAAAACCGGTAATTTTAGCTGGAGCAGGCGTGCTCCATAGTAAAGCGACAGAAGTTTTAAAAAACCTTGTCGCTAAAACTACCATTCCTGTAGTGAACACTTTGCTTGGACTGGGATGCTTTCCTAGTGATCACCCTTTGTTTCTTGGAATGGCAGGAATGCATGGGACCTACACGGCGAACATTGCCTTATACGAAGCTGATTTAATAATAAATATTGGAGCAAGGTTTGATGATCGACTTACAGGCAACCTACAAGAATTTGCAAAGTTTGCCCAAGTTGTTCATTTTGATATTGATCCTTCTGAGATTGGAAAAAATGTTCCAACAGATTATCCCGTCATTGGGGATGCAAGAAAGTCTATAGAGCTTCTCTTAACGGAGCTTTCTGAAAGTGGAGAAACAGGAGAGTGGCTAGAGAGGCTTTTCTGTTTAAAAGAAGAATACCCTTTATGGTACAAAGAGGATGACCAAACCTTTAAACCTCAAAAACTAGTGGAATTAGTCCACGAGATGACAAAGGGAGAGGCTATTGTCACAACAGATGTTGGTCAGCACCAGATGTGGACGGCTCAATTTCACGGCTTTCAAAAACCAAACAAATGGGTCACTTCTGGAGGCCTTGGAACGATGGGATTTGGGCTTCCTGCTGCAATTGGTGCACAAGTGGCAGAGCAGGATGCAGTAGTTGTTGCCATTCTAGGAGATGCTGGTTTTCAAATGACCTTACAGGAACTTGCCGTATTAAAAGAATATAAGCTCCCCGTTAAAGTGGTGCTCGTAAACAATCAATCTATGGGAATGGTACGACAATGGCAACAGCTATTCTATCAGGAGCGTTACTCAGAATCTTTGCTGCCTAATCAACCTGATTATATTAAGCTATCAGATGCCTTTGGGATTAAAGCAGCACTTGTACACAATGAAGCAGAATTCCGTGCAGCATTTGCGGAAGCTCTCTCTTTGGATGAAGCTTTCCTGATAGATTGCAGAGTTACACAACTGGAAAATGTTTACCCAATGATTGCTCCTGGTAAGGGAATTCAAGAAATGGAAGGTGTGAAGCCATGAAGCGGACACTGTCACTATTAGTCAACAATCAGCTTGGTGTGTTAAATAGGTTGACCAATTTGTTTTTACGGAAAGGAATGAACATTGAAAGCCTTGCAGTTGCTCCAGTAAATGAATCTTCTATTTCCATGATGACCATTGTCGTAAAGGTAGTAGAGGAGCAGGAGGTAGAAAAAATAAAGCTACAACTTGATAAACAAATCGATGTGATACAAATTACTGATATATCCGAACAAATTGCTATGACAAATTGACAGAATCTTCAATTAAAAGGAGGAGCATTAATGGGAGCAAAAATGTACTATAACGATGATATCTCACAAGCGGCATTAAACGATAAAAAGGTGGCAGTTGTCGGTTATGGGTCACAAGGGCATGCTCATGCACAAAATTTAAGAGATAGTGGCGTGGAGGTTGTCGTGGGTGTTCGGCCAGGTAGTTCATGGGAAAAGGCAAAAGCAGACGGATTTTCAGTTTTCTCAGTAGGAGAAGCAGTAGCACAAGCCGATGTTATCATGGTTCTTCTTCCAGATGAGAGACAGCCAGAGGTATTTAAACAAGAAATAGAGCCTCATTTAACCAC
Proteins encoded:
- a CDS encoding CaiB/BaiF CoA-transferase family protein — its product is MVQKMLEGVKILDFTNYLPGPFATQRLSELGAEVIKVEPPLGDPARHTGVKKDGTSVVYLANNAGKKSIFINLKEADAKHELKYYLSSSDVMVESFRPGVMGRFGLSYEDIQKINPNMVYCSIYGYRNEEPWSLLGSHDINYMALSGVLAQLKDDKGKPVHPSITFADYFGSMAACEKILAALVQKERTGIGGYHAISLTDCMTSIMGVHTMIHQLTGEEDGIKELNGNLVCYGLYKTKDARFMALGALEEKFWSNFCKAVNREEWISAHFSARHESNLFSKEMEQLFWSKSFSEWMQFSLNVDCCLTPVLEVGELAQFPYYQNVKNFERGNV
- a CDS encoding long-chain fatty acid--CoA ligase, with product MMNVPMTVSSMLERAERFFPNKEVVSRTLTGVQRLSYRKIGERTRRLSSALEKIGVQKGDRVGTFAWNHHRHLEAYFGIPGMGAVLHTINIRLAPEHVTYIVNHAEDSVLLVDEDLLPLIERVKDQLSTVKAFIIMTDKEKIPTTSLHPVFSYEDLLETADPNYAFVKDIDENDPAGICYTSATTGNPKGVVYSHRSLVLHSFALGLADTAALSEYDVCMPVVPMFHANAWGLPFAATWFGTTQVLPGPQFTPQLLAEMIEKEKVTVTAGVPTIWLGLLNELEKGSYDTSSLRAILCGGSAAPRGMIKAFETKYGIPFLHAYGMTETTPLATVSRLKSHQTELDEEKMLDIRSMQGLLVPGLEMKVIGAEGEVEWNGAEMGELCLRGPWIADEYYKDERSADAFVDGWLHTGDVVTIDPEGVVKIVDRTKDLIKSGGEWISSVDLENAIMAHEAVFEASVVALPHEEWQERPVACVVLKDAYKGKVEKREIIDFIAPQFAKWWLPDEVIFMEEIPKTSVGKFLKRALRDIVEKEMKSTVE
- a CDS encoding TIGR01777 family oxidoreductase, producing the protein MKKVVLAGGTGFIGRYLEEKFKNEGYQVLIISRQEQHISWTNKQAISEAVNGAEMVINLAGKSVDCRYNEKNKQEIFDSRTETTKILGEAITAAKVQPELWINSSTATIYRHAEDHPMTEETGEIGKGFSVEVAKAWEKSFFDFDLAETRQVALRIAIVLGNDGGVMTPFKNLVKFGLGGVQGPGTQMFSWIHIEDVYQIILYLKARKDLSGVFNCSAPNPISNKEFMKVLRLKMNRKLGLPSPTWMLELGAVVIRTETELILKSRWVVPERLLQNGFTFRYPTIEEALKEIIS
- a CDS encoding TraR/DksA C4-type zinc finger protein codes for the protein MNLTTDEKKHFKEKLEKMKENIESKQGQSVREQSLKESTGEITSGIGNHLAEGNAERVEREQEQTFEQIDERLLEEIEDALERLEEGTFGICVDTGEEIPYERLEAIPYAKRTASAQEKFDKGL
- a CDS encoding (2Fe-2S)-binding protein; translation: MEEYSTEKADEVCQPFINMEWRVKWNLDNRKWDWKQMEHYFYISKENKANLVWECSLTDIINEDNLHKLITLYGEGIRADNHSVTSMYLAGWFGYLCGWMHFLQSQSQYIQPSYITVQLYRTAKGTMLLSFTINEKHLVPLTNANVLFSFYESVMTPLYIKMSEQFDTNLQHMWYQATHSLYWISHRMIHSTKPLNQKTFVSYEQALETFKNDALPELFGASTKKNPYTKKLIFIDNPWDIQDPLPLKPSCCLAYQTKGGHFCYTCPKMKKTEREKKFHEVMEKHTTTG
- the ilvA gene encoding threonine ammonia-lyase IlvA, translated to MTKVLQDRVSAMEIQQAYEVLKDVVIKTPLQLDPILSERYNCKVYLKREDQQVVRSFKLRGAFYLVQSLTEKQREKGVVCASAGNHAQGVAYACKKLEIRGKIFMPTTTPRQKVSKVEFFGGEFTEVILIGDTYDDSYHHARKVCEEQEMKFIHPFDDKLTITGQGTVGLEIEEQLTEECSHVFMSIGGGGLISGVGSYFKEKRPEVKMVGVEPFGAPSMKQSLAENQVVALQEIDSFVDGAAVKKVGDLPFELAKELIDDIIVVPEGKVCTTILDLYNENAIIAEPAGAMPIAALDFYKEQIKGKSVVCILSGGNNDLDRMQEMKERSLIYEGLKHYFIVNFPQRAGALREFMEDVLGETDDITRFEYTKKNNRDKGPVLVGVELREPDDYFSLIDRMDRKGFAYIEINKDKQLFNLLI
- the ilvE gene encoding branched-chain-amino-acid transaminase — encoded protein: MCRYIYMNGELVEKEKAVVSVYDHGFLYGDGVFEGIRMYNGNVFRLKEHLERLYDSARSVLLNVPYTMSELEEIIAETLRKNELHDTAYIRLVLSRGVGDLGLDPTKCKTPNLIVIAEQLALFPKELYDVGIRMVTVPTRRNRPDILSPKVKSLNYLNNIMVKAEANMAGADEALTLNTEGYVAEGSGQNIFILKGNKLLTPPSYVGALEGITRNAIIELAGEMGYDVQEQPFTRHDVYVADEVFLTGTAAEVIPVISLDGREIADGTPGKETHKILDRFRQMVVEDGYKVYPEESKVGWEISGGVLLGEALNH
- the ilvD gene encoding dihydroxy-acid dehydratase; protein product: MRSNTIKRGIDRAPHRSLLHAAGVKPEDMDKPFIGVCNSYVDIIPGHMHLNKFAEVVKEAIREAGGVPFEFNTIGVDDGIAMGHIGMRYSLPSRELIADSAETVINAHWFDGVFYIPNCDKITPGMLMAAARTNVPAVFVSGGPMEAGRTKDGRPLSLVSVFEGVGSVLSGKMSREELLEIESSACPTCGSCSGMFTANSMNTLMEMLGVALPGNGTMVATSNERHNLIKEAAKHLIRQIEDDVRPRDIITKEAIDDAFALDMAMGGSTNTVLHTLAIAYEAGIDYKLEDVNKIAERVPYLCKVSPASDYSMQDVHEAGGVSAIIKELCQIEGAIHPERLTISGKPIGEVVAQAEIVNSEVIRKQDNPYSPVGGLSILFGNLAPNGGVIKVGAVDPSIKTFTGEAIIYESQEEAQQGIDSGEVKEGHVVVIRYEGPKGGPGMPEMLAPTSSIAGRGLSTKVALITDGRFSGATRGISIGHISPEAAEGGPIAFVKNGDVIQIDLTARSIHLLVEKEELEKRKENWKQPEPKVKSGYLARYSALVTSANTGGVLKV